In a genomic window of Rubidibacter lacunae KORDI 51-2:
- a CDS encoding pantothenate kinase, which produces MTGNSRLHWALGRGTTLLQTWHSPHPSTPIAAGELEQWLPANINLASETPLYLASVVGEQTAYWQNLQQAREIALDRVPLRGAYPTFGIDRALAVYGAGIERGFPALVVDAGTALTLTGVNRDRELIGGAIWPGLSLQARSLGTGTSALPEVLMNSLSAELPPRWARSTEVAIRSGILYAVAAGVGEAIADWWQHYPSATVVLTGGDASSVHAMLCSRSPELAAQLAIDRDLVLRGLAHIVGNESAATPP; this is translated from the coding sequence GTGACAGGTAACTCGCGCTTGCATTGGGCACTCGGGCGCGGAACGACGCTTTTGCAAACTTGGCATAGTCCGCACCCTAGCACTCCCATAGCAGCTGGCGAACTCGAACAGTGGCTGCCGGCAAACATTAACCTAGCTTCCGAAACCCCGTTGTATCTAGCTTCGGTGGTCGGAGAGCAGACAGCGTACTGGCAAAATCTGCAACAGGCACGGGAGATCGCCCTCGATCGCGTACCCTTGCGCGGTGCCTACCCGACGTTTGGGATCGACCGCGCGCTGGCCGTATATGGAGCAGGTATAGAACGCGGATTTCCCGCGTTGGTCGTCGATGCGGGGACGGCACTCACGCTAACCGGGGTAAATCGCGATCGCGAGTTGATTGGCGGAGCAATTTGGCCTGGGTTGAGCTTGCAGGCGCGGTCGTTGGGTACCGGGACCAGCGCGCTGCCTGAGGTATTGATGAATTCGCTTTCTGCCGAGCTGCCCCCGCGTTGGGCGCGTTCCACTGAGGTCGCAATTCGCAGCGGTATTCTTTACGCTGTCGCCGCTGGGGTTGGCGAGGCGATCGCAGATTGGTGGCAGCACTACCCCAGCGCAACGGTGGTATTGACCGGCGGCGATGCGTCCTCGGTCCACGCGATGCTATGCTCCCGCTCGCCGGAGCTCGCAGCGCAGCTGGCAATCGATCGAGATCTAGTACTAAGGGGGCTCGCTCATATAGTGGGCAACGAGTCAGCCGCGACTCCTCCATGA
- a CDS encoding L-threonylcarbamoyladenylate synthase, giving the protein MPLVSEAELVAGAIAGKLASFPTDTVPALAVRPDCAASIFAAKQRLPDKPLILMGATAADLWDYACGSDLERAAWASAVRNDWPGQLTLVLPAGSNVPPAVNPNDPSTIGLRVPDSDFARAILAATGPLATTSANRSGCAPLKTPEAIARAFPDALVLDVAVPPSSGVPSTVAKWTKAGWEILRHGGVAADSLPTI; this is encoded by the coding sequence ATGCCGCTGGTCTCTGAAGCTGAATTAGTTGCCGGCGCAATCGCTGGGAAATTAGCGAGTTTCCCGACCGATACTGTACCCGCGCTAGCGGTCCGACCCGACTGCGCAGCATCGATCTTTGCCGCCAAACAGCGCCTGCCGGATAAGCCGTTGATCTTGATGGGGGCAACGGCAGCAGACCTGTGGGACTATGCCTGCGGCAGCGATCTCGAGCGTGCCGCGTGGGCAAGTGCGGTACGGAATGACTGGCCGGGGCAACTGACACTCGTGCTACCGGCCGGATCGAACGTGCCGCCGGCAGTCAACCCCAACGACCCGAGCACCATCGGGCTGCGCGTTCCCGACAGCGATTTTGCCCGTGCTATTCTAGCTGCGACCGGGCCGCTTGCAACGACCAGCGCCAATCGCTCGGGCTGTGCACCGCTAAAGACCCCCGAGGCGATTGCAAGAGCCTTCCCCGATGCCCTCGTGCTCGATGTGGCAGTACCGCCTAGCAGTGGCGTGCCCTCCACCGTGGCGAAGTGGACGAAAGCAGGTTGGGAAATCTTGCGTCATGGAGGAGTCGCGGCTGACTCGTTGCCCACTATATGA